A segment of the Vicinamibacterales bacterium genome:
TCGAGTGACGCGTACACCGCGCCAATGGCGACACTGCGGCCGGACTGCGCGTCGATTTCCTCCCGGATGCGCATGCCGTAGGCCTCCGGCTCGCAGCGCGCCACCGCCAGGAGCACGATCTCTTCCAGGTCGCCGAGATAGCCGCGCTTCGTCATTTTTCTACTATAACGAAAAACCGCAACCGCCGGTTCCGCGGAACCCGGCCGGCGTCGTCCGCGTATGGTTAAACTAACCATATGGCGCCGCGCGTCTTCCTGCTCCTGCTGAGGCTCTTCCCGCGCGCGTTCCGGGAGGCGTTCGGCGACGAAATGCGGTCGGTACTGGCGGACCAGTATCGAGCCGCCCGCGAGACCGGCGTGGCCGCGACGGCGGCGTTCTGGTGGCGGACCATCACCGGGATGACGGCCGCGGCCTGGCGGGAGCGGCAGGCCGGCCGCGCGGGCGAGGTCGGGCTGCCCTGGCACGAGACCCTCCTCACCGATGTCCGCCTGACTGGCCGGCTCCTCAGCCGCGCTCCGCTCTTCACGGCGCTGGTCGTGACCGCGGTGGCCGTCGGCGTCGGCGGTGTGGCCACCGTGTTCAGCGCGCTGAACGCCATCGTCCTCCGGCCGCTGCCCGGAACGACGGACGGCGATCGGCTGATCCTCGTGGATCGCCGTACGCCGGATTCGAGCGAGGGCGTCTCCGCGTCCTACGGGTTCTACCGCTACCTCGCGGGCAGCACGCAGTCGCTGGACGGCGCCGCCGCATGGAGCCGCGTTGCGCTGACCATTTCACGCGGCGGGCCGGCGCATTCCGTAGCCGGCACGATCGTCAGCGGCAACTACTTCACCGTACTTGGCCTCCGCCCCGAGGCGGGCCGCTTCTTCCTTCCCGAGGAGGATGCGATCCCGCTGGCGCATCCCGTGATCGTCGTGTCGCACGACTTCTGGACCTCGCAGCTGAACGCGAATCCCGCGGCGATCGGCCGCGAGCTGACGGTCAACGGCCGTCCCTATCGCCTGATCGGCGTCGCCCCGCCCGGGTTCCACGGCGTCTTCACCCCGCTGAAGCTGGATGCATGGGTCCCGCTCGCCATGCAGCCGCACGTGAGAGCGGGCCGGGATCTCGAGCGCGCCCCGTGGCTGTTCGTCTTCGGGAGAATGCGCGCCGGCGTCACGCCGACGATGGCTCGCGCCGAACTGTCGACGCTGACGGAACGCTGGGCGGCATCCAGCGGCGACTTCCCTCGCTACACCGCCATGCGGGTGACGCCGCTGACGGGACTGCCCGACGACGCGCGGCGCGCGCTGCTGGGATTCGGCGCCGTCCTGCTCGGCGCGTCGACGCTCGTCCTCGTGATTGCCGGGGCGAACGTCTCGTCGCTCCTCGCGTCGCGCGCGGCGGCCCGGCGCCGCGAGATCGGCGTCCGCGTCGCGCTTGGCGCCAGCCGCGGACGGCTGGTCCGGCAGCTCCTGACCGAGACGCTGGCGCTGTTCCTGCTCGCCGGGGCCGGCGGCTGCGCGCTCGCCGCGGCGGCGACCGGTGCGCTGGAGCGGCTGCCGCTGCCCGGCGACGCGGCGCTGACGCTGGAGATCTCGCCCGACTGGCGCGTCCTGCTGTTTTCGATCGGCGTGTCGCTCCTCGCCGGCGCGATCTTCGGCGCCGGCCCGGCGCTGCGCGGCGTGGGACGCAATCCCGGGGCGCTGCTGCGCGCCGACTCGGCCGGCGCCGGACGGCGCACGTTCGTCTCCGGCGCGCTCGTCGTCGCGCAGATGGCGTGCTCGCTGGTGCTGCTGACGGCGGCGGCGCTCTTCATCCGGTCCGTCACTGAAGGCGCGGCGCTCGATCCCCGGTTCGAGTCCGGCGGC
Coding sequences within it:
- a CDS encoding ADOP family duplicated permease gives rise to the protein MAPRVFLLLLRLFPRAFREAFGDEMRSVLADQYRAARETGVAATAAFWWRTITGMTAAAWRERQAGRAGEVGLPWHETLLTDVRLTGRLLSRAPLFTALVVTAVAVGVGGVATVFSALNAIVLRPLPGTTDGDRLILVDRRTPDSSEGVSASYGFYRYLAGSTQSLDGAAAWSRVALTISRGGPAHSVAGTIVSGNYFTVLGLRPEAGRFFLPEEDAIPLAHPVIVVSHDFWTSQLNANPAAIGRELTVNGRPYRLIGVAPPGFHGVFTPLKLDAWVPLAMQPHVRAGRDLERAPWLFVFGRMRAGVTPTMARAELSTLTERWAASSGDFPRYTAMRVTPLTGLPDDARRALLGFGAVLLGASTLVLVIAGANVSSLLASRAAARRREIGVRVALGASRGRLVRQLLTETLALFLLAGAGGCALAAAATGALERLPLPGDAALTLEISPDWRVLLFSIGVSLLAGAIFGAGPALRGVGRNPGALLRADSAGAGRRTFVSGALVVAQMACSLVLLTAAALFIRSVTEGAALDPRFESGGVAVAPFNTEAYGYDPARGRRFYDTLRRRLESSPAVERVAFGNMVPLTFADSGTVVTVDRAADGSALRLPVRTANVTAGYLDTLRIPLVAGRDFAAGDTAAADTAIVNETLARRAWGDTNAIGRTLHAHGRSTTVIGVARDSRYGSLTEGAVAFLYLPMPAGETVRTIVVRSRTGGPPQASLIESEVLAIDAQLPRPAVRALRTEIAGVLFPQRVAALVTGILGAAGLLLAAIGLYGLVSYGVRLRLRELGVRIALGADARSVIWLVVSRELRLGALGVALGLVGAVLAGRLFAAYLVRVSPLDPRAFVAAAAILVFTAALAAYLPARRAAQADPLTILRTE